In Heteronotia binoei isolate CCM8104 ecotype False Entrance Well chromosome 4, APGP_CSIRO_Hbin_v1, whole genome shotgun sequence, a genomic segment contains:
- the LOC132570073 gene encoding taste receptor type 2 member 7-like, with protein MSIVALLGNGFIIVVNGYSWLQSRKLIPCGLLLTCLSLSRFLMQGLLMTNRYLYLSSPGTYEFSCTEQIINMAWNYCNMASFSSDTTLNVFYCLKITTFAHPPFPWLKSRIDKLVPQLLAIPCIAYVLLSLPSYIAYVKAGQCNVLTANGTEWRNPKTNEVFKFLAPAQFTLPALCFAVCLAASILLFVSLWRHTRNLKRNGLDMKDLSTQAHLNVMRSLLCFLVFFVVYFVVLNVTFAHDFRFDSSGELITIILISSYPSAHSIILIVTNPKLKEMCVRILNIVKRFSCSSSSGSAE; from the coding sequence ATGTCCATTGTAGCCTTACTAGGGAATGGATTTATCATCGTTGTGAATGGCTACAGTTggctccagagtcggaaactgaTCCCTTGTGGCCTTCTCCTGACCTGTCTGAGCCTCTCCAGGTTTCTAATGCAGGGGCTTCTCATGACGAACCGATATCTCTATctcagctctccagggacttatGAGTTTAGCTGTACGGAGCAGATCATAAACATGGCCTGGAACTACTGCAACATGGCCAGCTTCTCGAGCGACACCACTCTCAACGTCTTCTACTGCCTGAAGATCACCACCTTTGCTCACCCCCCGTTCCCCTGGTTGAAGTCGAGAATTGACAAGCTCGTGCCACAACTGCTTGCGATACCCTGCATTGCTTACgtgcttctctctctcccttcgtACATAGCTTATGTGAAGGCAGGACAATGCAACGTTCTGACAGCAAACGGGACAGAGTGGAGAAACCCAAAAACCAATGAAGTGTTTAAGTTCTTGGCTCCTGCTCAGTTCACTCTCCCTGCCCTCTGTTTCGCCGTATGCTTAGCCGCGTCCATTCTTTTGTTCGTCTCTCTGTGGAGGCATACGAGGAACCTGAAAAGGAATGGCCTGGACATGAAGGATCTCAGTACTCAGGCCCATCTGAATGTCATGAGGTCTCTGTTGTGCTTCCTTGTCTTCTTTGTTGTCTATTTCGTTGTATTGAATGTTACGTTTGCACATGATTTTCGGTTCGACAGCAGTGGAGAACTGATCACCATCATTCTGATTTCTTCCTATCCTTCTGCTCATTCAATCATCTTAATAGTGACCAATCCCAAACTGAAAGAAATGTGTGTCCGAATTCTGAACATTGTTAAAAGGTTCTCATGTTCTTCAAGCAGCGGCAGTGCCGAATAA